A single Campylobacter concisus DNA region contains:
- the oorC gene encoding 2-oxoglutarate:acceptor oxidoreductase, translated as MKSQLRFVGVGGQGVILAGEILSAAKIKAGGYGVKASTYTSQVRGGPTKVDIILDEKEILYPYANEGEIDFMLATAQISYNAFKSGVKEGGAIVVEPNLVKVSDEDKKRWKIYEIPIISIAKDEVGNVITQSVVALGVAVAMSKCMDENLVREEMLASVPAKVKEANAKAYELGLKYAKELLK; from the coding sequence TGGCGGACAGGGCGTTATACTAGCAGGCGAGATTCTCTCAGCTGCTAAGATAAAGGCAGGCGGATACGGTGTTAAAGCCTCTACCTACACATCTCAGGTGCGTGGCGGTCCAACAAAGGTCGATATTATCCTTGATGAGAAAGAAATTTTATACCCTTATGCAAACGAGGGCGAGATAGACTTTATGCTTGCTACCGCGCAGATAAGCTACAACGCCTTTAAAAGCGGCGTGAAAGAGGGCGGTGCGATCGTTGTCGAGCCAAATTTGGTAAAAGTAAGCGATGAAGACAAAAAGCGCTGGAAAATTTACGAAATTCCTATCATCTCTATCGCAAAAGACGAGGTCGGAAATGTCATCACTCAAAGTGTTGTCGCCCTTGGCGTGGCGGTGGCTATGAGTAAATGTATGGATGAAAATTTAGTGCGTGAAGAGATGCTAGCAAGCGTGCCAGCTAAGGTCAAAGAGGCAAACGCCAAAGCTTACGAGCTAGGCCTAAAATACGCAAAAGAGCTTTTAAAATAA